One segment of Panicum virgatum strain AP13 chromosome 1K, P.virgatum_v5, whole genome shotgun sequence DNA contains the following:
- the LOC120657674 gene encoding nudC domain-containing protein 2-like isoform X2, which translates to MSEKLAPGKRHAFMHNGQKVFEWDQTLEEVNMYIELPKGVPTKLFRCTIQAGHMEHNLAHPVKTDSSFWTIEDGEMHITLQKREKGKTWSSPIQGQGLLDPYAADQEQKRLMLQRFQENPGFDFSQAQFSGTCPDPRTFMGGIRSD; encoded by the exons ATGTCGGAGAAGCTGGCCCCTGGGAAGCGCCACGCCTTCATGCACAATG GGCAGAAGGTGTTCGAGTGGGACCAGACACTGGAGGAGGTGAACATGTACATTGAGCTCCCCAAGGGCGTACCCACCAagctcttccgctgcaccaTCCAGGCGGGCCACATGGAG CACAACCTGGCGCACCCCGTGAAGACAGACTCCTCGTTCTGGACAATAG AGGATGGTGAGATGCATATCACACtgcaaaaaagagagaaagggaagacATGGTCATCTCCAATACAAGGGCAAGGTCTCTTGGATCCATATGCTGCAGATCAAGAGCAAAAACGGCTTATGCTGCAAAGGTTTCAAG AGAACCCAGGGTTCGACTTTTCTCAGGCTCAGTTCAGTGGAACCTGCCCTGACCCAAGGACCTTCATGGGAGGAATACGCTCCGACTGA
- the LOC120658164 gene encoding CBL-interacting protein kinase 26-like — protein sequence MDERRNILMDRYEIGRQLGQGNFAKVYYARNLTSGQAVAIKIIDKDRITRVGLIVQIKREISIMRLVRHPNVLQLFEVMASKSKIYFVLEYAKGGELFNKISKGKFSEDVARRYFHQLICAVDYCHSRGVYHRDLKPENLLLDDNENLKVSDFGLSALAESKRHDGLLHTTCGTPAYVAPEVLSRRGYDGSKADIWSCGVILFVLVAGYLPFHDPNLIEMYRKISKAEYRCPRSFSTELKDLLFRMLDPDPRTRISISRIKRSTWYRKPFELNATKMKHESARDKVCNGEATTSNLIECGNLEENQGPSSLPNLNAFDIISLSTGFDLSNLFEERYGRREERFTTRQPAGTVFGKLKELAERLKLKIEKNENGVLKLAAPIEGIKGFLELDAEIFELAPSFLLVELKKTNGDTIEYQKLVKDEIRPALKDMVWAWQSDRHRQHEQIMQEEQQQQQAPLPPQQ from the coding sequence ATGGACGAGAGGAGGAATATTTTGATGGACCGTTATGAAATTGGGAGGCAGTTAGGACAAGGGAACTTTGCTAAGGTATATTATGCTCGAAATCTAACTAGCGGGCAGGCTGTTGCAATAAAGATAATTGATAAGGACAGGATCACGAGGGTTGGGCTAATAGTGCAGATAAAGAGGGAGATTTCAATAATGAGATTGGTAAGGCATCCAAATGTTCTGCAACTTTTTGAGGTAATGGCTAGCAAGAGCAAGATATACTTTGTTTTGGAGTATGCTAAAGGTGGCGAGCTGTTCAACAAAATATCCAAGGGAAAGTTTAGTGAGGATGTTGCAAGGAGGTATTTCCACCAACTGATCTGTGCGGTGGACTACTGCCACAGCCGAGGTGTTTACCATCGTGATCTGAAGCCAGAAAACCTACTCCTAGATGATAATGAGAACTTAAAAGTCTCGGATTTTGGCCTAAGTGCTCTAGCTGAATCCAAGAGACATGATGGCCTCCTCCATACCACCTGTGGAACTCCAGCTTATGTTGCTCCTGAAGTGCTTAGCAGGAGAGGCTATGATGGCTCCAAGGCTGACATATGGTCTTGTGGAGTAATTCTTTTTGTGCTTGTGGCTGGTTACCTTCCGTTCCATGACCCAAATCTTATAGAGATGTATAGGAAGATTTCCAAAGCAGAGTACAGATGCCCTCGTTCCTTCTCTACTGAACTGAAGGACCTGCTTTTTAGAATGCTTGATCCAGATCCAAGAACTAGAATTTCTATTTCAAGGATAAAGAGAAGCACTTGGTACAGGAAACCCTTTGAGTTAAATGCTACAAAGATGAAGCACGAATCAGCAAGGGACAAGGTGTGTAATGGTGAAGCCACAACCTCTAACTTAATAGAATGCGGTAATTTGGAGGAAAATCAAGGGCCATCAAGCCTCCCTAACCTGAATGCATTTGACATCATTTCCCTTTCAACTGGATTTGACCTGTCCAATTTATTTGAGGAAAGATATGGCCGGAGGGAAGAGAGATTCACCACTAGGCAGCCAGCAGGGACAGTTTTTGGTAAGCTAAAGGAACTGGCTGAGAGGTTAAAGCTCAAAATTGAGAAGAATGAAAATGGAGTTTTGAAACTGGCTGCACCAATTGAAGGAATAAAGGGATTTCTTGAGCTCGATGCAGAGATTTTTgagcttgctccttctttcCTTTTGGTTGAATTGAAGAAGACCAATGGGGACACCATAGAGTATCAAAAGCTCGTGAAAGATGAAATAAGGCCTGCACTCAAGGATATGGTCTGGGCATGGCAAAGCGATCGGCACAGGCAGCATGAGCAAATTATGCaagaagagcagcagcagcagcaggcacctTTGCCACCACAGCAGTAG
- the LOC120657602 gene encoding sugar transport protein MST5-like — translation MAGAVIVHHTTRYKTYPGEITGIVVFACLIASVAGCIFGYDIGLTSGLTSTEPFLVKFFPSIYEEMKKQVVVNQYCKFDSQLLTLFSSSLFLSAMTAAFLAGPLTRSFGRKWTLFTAASAYVCGACLGGVSVNFPMLLAGRILVGAGVGLSIQASPLYISEMAPAQQRGMLNIMFQLMITVGILTANMTNYLASKIPGGWGWRIAVAFGAVPAGVIALGSLAIPDTPTSLIQRGDTATARKTLAQIRGVGDVREEFDDLSTASEDAKAVESPWRELFFGGKYKPQLTFALLIPFFQQLTGINVIMFYSPVLFKTVGFKQNASLVSSVITGLVNVFSTFVAVLTADKVGRRALFLQGGTQMIISQILVGTFIGLQFGMSGTGAISEQYAMCIVLFVCVYVAGFAWSWGPMGWLIPSEIYPLAVRTAAMSVTVAVNMFFTAFIGQIFLTLLCHLRFGLFYFFGGWVLLMTLFIAMLLPETKNVPVEEMAHIWKKHWFWRKFVVDTSSDARSAEMRKRIALEMS, via the exons ATGGCGGGAGCCGTGATCGTGCACCACACCACGAGGTACAAGACCTACCCCGGCGAGATCACCGGCATCGTCGTCTTCGCCTGCCTCATCGCCTCCGTCGCCGGCTGCATCTTCGGCTACGACATCGGCCTCACCT CCGGGTTGACGTCGACGGAGCCGTTCCTGGTCAAGTTCTTCCCGTCCATCTACGAGGAGATGAAGAAGCAGGTGGTCGTGAACCAGTACTGCAAGTTCGACAGCCAGCTCCTGACGCTCTTCAgctcctccctcttcctctccgCCATGACCGCCGCCTTCCTCGCCGGGCCCCTGACCCGGTCCTTCGGCCGCAAGTGGACCCTGTTCACCGCCGCGTCCGCGTACGTGTGCGGCGCGTGCCTCGGCGGCGTGTCCGTCAACTTCCCGATGCTACTCGCCGGCCGGAtcctcgtcggcgccggcgtcgggctGTCCATCCAGGCGTCCCCGCTCTACATCTCGGAGATGGCCCCCGCGCAGCAGCGCGGGATGCTCAACATCATGTTCCAGCTGATGATCACGGTGGGCATCCTGACGGCGAACATGACCAACTACCTGGCGTCCAAGATCCCCGGAGGGTGGGGGTGGCGCATCGCCGTGGCGTTCGgcgccgtccccgccggcgTCATCGCGCTGGGGTCGCTGGCCATCCCGGACACGCCGACGTCGCTGATCCAGCGCGGGGACACGGCGACGGCGCGCAAGACGCTGGCGCAGAtccgcggcgtcggcgacgtGCGCGAGGAGTTCGACGACctgtcgacggcgagcgaggACGCCAAGGCCGTGGAGAGCCCGTGGCGGGAGCTCTTCTTCGGCGGCAAGTACAAGCCCCAGCTGACGTTCGCGCTGCTCATCCCCTTCTTCCAGCAGCTCACCGGCATCAACGTCATCATGTTCTACTCGCCGGTGCTGTTCAAGACGGTCGGGTTCAAGCAGAACGCCTCGCTCGTGTCCTCCGTCATCACCGGCCTCGTCAACGTCTTCTCCACCTTCGTCGCCGTCCTCACCGCCGACAAGgtcggccgccgcgccctcttCCTCCAGGGCGGCACGCAGATGATCATCTCCCAG ATCCTGGTGGGCACCTTCATCGGGCTGCAGTTCGGGATGAGCGGGACGGGGGCCATCTCCGAGCAGTACGCCATGTGCATCGTGCTGTTCGTGTGCGTGTACGTGGCCGGGTTCGCCTGGTCGTGGGGGCCCATGGGGTGGCTGATCCCCAGCGAGATCTACCCGCTGGCGGTGCGGACGGCGGCGATGAGCGTCACGGTGGCCGTCAACATGTTCTTCACGGCCTTCATCGGCCAGATCTTCCTGACGCTGCTCTGCCACCTCCGCTTCGGGCTCTTCTACTTCTTCGGCGGATGGGTGCTGCTCATGACGCTCTTCATCGCCATGCTGCTGCCGGAGACCAAGAACGTGCCCGTCGAGGAGATGGCGCACATCTGGAAGAAGCACTGGTTCTGGAGGAAGTTCGTCGTCGACACCTCCTCCGACGCGCGCAGCGCCGAGATGAGGAAGAGGATAGCGCTAGAGATGAGCTAG
- the LOC120658264 gene encoding uncharacterized protein LOC120658264, giving the protein MSAAAAAAGGKAPPLVVAASMGAVEALKDQAGLCRWDYALRSLYRRAAAPRIRALSAALSDPAAAGLPRPPPPPAADARMRKAYHLVCWGPN; this is encoded by the coding sequence atgtcggcggcggcggcggcggcgggcgggaaggcgccgccgctggtggtggcggcgagcaTGGGCGCGGTGGAGGCGCTCAAGGACCAGGCGGGCCTGTGCCGCTGGGACTACGCGCTGCGCTCGCTTTACCGCCGCGCAGCCGCGCCCCGGATCCGCGCCCTGTCCGCCGCGCTCTCGGaccccgcggcggccgggctgccccggccgccgccgccgccggcggcggacgcCAGGATGCGCAAGGCCTACCACCTCGTGTGCTGGGGCCCCAACTGA
- the LOC120657674 gene encoding nudC domain-containing protein 2-like isoform X3 → MSEKLAPGKRHAFMHNGQKVFEWDQTLEEVNMYIELPKGVPTKLFRCTIQAGHMEVGIRGNPPYLITSTSHNLAHPVKTDSSFWTIEDGEMHITLQKREKGKTWSSPIQGQGLLDPYAADQEQKRLMLQRFQEENPGFDFSQAQFSGTCPDPRTFMGGIRSD, encoded by the exons ATGTCGGAGAAGCTGGCCCCTGGGAAGCGCCACGCCTTCATGCACAATG GGCAGAAGGTGTTCGAGTGGGACCAGACACTGGAGGAGGTGAACATGTACATTGAGCTCCCCAAGGGCGTACCCACCAagctcttccgctgcaccaTCCAGGCGGGCCACATGGAGGTTGGCATCCGTGGCAACCCGCCATACCTTATTACCTCAACGTCA CACAACCTGGCGCACCCCGTGAAGACAGACTCCTCGTTCTGGACAATAG AGGATGGTGAGATGCATATCACACtgcaaaaaagagagaaagggaagacATGGTCATCTCCAATACAAGGGCAAGGTCTCTTGGATCCATATGCTGCAGATCAAGAGCAAAAACGGCTTATGCTGCAAAGGTTTCAAGAAGAG AACCCAGGGTTCGACTTTTCTCAGGCTCAGTTCAGTGGAACCTGCCCTGACCCAAGGACCTTCATGGGAGGAATACGCTCCGACTGA
- the LOC120657674 gene encoding nudC domain-containing protein 2-like isoform X1, translating to MSEKLAPGKRHAFMHNGQKVFEWDQTLEEVNMYIELPKGVPTKLFRCTIQAGHMEHNLAHPVKTDSSFWTIEDGEMHITLQKREKGKTWSSPIQGQGLLDPYAADQEQKRLMLQRFQEENPGFDFSQAQFSGTCPDPRTFMGGIRSD from the exons ATGTCGGAGAAGCTGGCCCCTGGGAAGCGCCACGCCTTCATGCACAATG GGCAGAAGGTGTTCGAGTGGGACCAGACACTGGAGGAGGTGAACATGTACATTGAGCTCCCCAAGGGCGTACCCACCAagctcttccgctgcaccaTCCAGGCGGGCCACATGGAG CACAACCTGGCGCACCCCGTGAAGACAGACTCCTCGTTCTGGACAATAG AGGATGGTGAGATGCATATCACACtgcaaaaaagagagaaagggaagacATGGTCATCTCCAATACAAGGGCAAGGTCTCTTGGATCCATATGCTGCAGATCAAGAGCAAAAACGGCTTATGCTGCAAAGGTTTCAAGAAGAG AACCCAGGGTTCGACTTTTCTCAGGCTCAGTTCAGTGGAACCTGCCCTGACCCAAGGACCTTCATGGGAGGAATACGCTCCGACTGA
- the LOC120648113 gene encoding uncharacterized protein LOC120648113 gives MAADDSYNNELRSMGFRGDDEDDLSADAAELFGSNAAIDLDPEGLPQGTAAGSGTGSASTAAATESGSTRKRRASTSKVWKDFDEIYEVIDGKERRTGARCKHCKKNLTGKSTHGTGHLKRHIPICPVLKSRNAMTQTQLKFNPDGSVHLWEYKPEVARTELCRLIARLDLSICIGESDAFEEYITTAHNPKFAKVSRQTTTRDFAKYFTERRAQLVESSSSGSSLSGTTLGSVTSLGSGSTSSLHRRTSASALLQAATSGASLLSGSELSAYLDSDTVNQYDDDFNILNWWHEHKLSYPVLSILARDVMTVPVSTISSESAFSMTGRIIEERRRRLGPEVVEMLALIKDWEQADARLQHLIEDEELEESFENLYLDVESV, from the coding sequence ATGGCCGCCGACGACTCCTACAACAATGAGTTGCGGTCGATGGGCTTTCGcggagatgatgaggatgacCTGTCTGCGGATGCCGCTGAGTTGTTTGGGAGCAATGCTGCCATCGACCTGGATCCAGAAGGACTTCCTCAGGGGACGGCCGCTGGATCTGGCACTGGCAGcgcgagcaccgccgctgccactgAATCTGGCTCGACCAGGAAGAGGAGGGCGTCCACCTCCAAGGTCTGGAAAGACTTTGATGAGATCTATGAGGTAATTGATGGTAAGGAACGTCGAACTGGTGCTAGATGCAAGCATTGCAAGAAAAACCTCACTGGTAAATCAACCCATGGTACTGGTCACTTGAAGCGGCACATTCCTATATGCCCTGTTTTGAAATCTCGTAATGCCATGACTCAAACTCAACTTAAGTTTAATCCTGATGGCTCTGTGCACCTTTGGGAGTACAAACCAGAAGTAGCTCGTACTGAGTTGTGTAGGTTAATTGCTCGTCTTGACCTGTCTATTTGCATTGGTGAGTCTGATGCTTTTGAAGAGTACATTACTACTGCTCATAATCCTAAATTTGCTAAGGTGTCTAGGCAAACAACCACTAGAGATTTTGCCAAGTACTTCACTGAACGTCGTGCTCAGCTTGTtgagtcttcttcttctggttctAGTTTGTCTGGTACTACTCTTGGTTCTGTTACTAGTCTTGGTTCTGGTTCTACTTCCTCCTTGCATAGAAGAACCTCTGCTAGTGCTCTGTTGCAAGCTGCAACTTCTGGTGCTTCTCTATTATCTGGTTCTGAATTGTCTGCCTACCTGGACAGTGATACTGTTAACCAGTATGATGATGATTTCAATATCTTGAACTGGTGGCATGAGCATAAGCTATCATATCCTGTTCTTTCAATTCTAGCTAGAGATGTAATGACTGTTCCTGTTTCAACAATATCATCAGAATCTGCATTTAGTATGACTGGCAGGATTATCGAGGAGCGACGACGCCGTCTGGGCCCTGAGGTCGTGGAGATGTTGGCTCTGATCAAGGACTGGgagcaagccgatgcaagactTCAGCATCTCATAGAggatgaagaacttgaagaatcaTTTGAAAACTTATATCTAGATGTTGAATCTGTATAA